The DNA segment TGATTTGGGTTCAGTTGTTTCTGTCCATCCTTCTAGCCATCCATCCTTGCACTCACTCGTACATTCATATATCAAcaacattttattgtttgttaTATGCCAGGCACCAGGGATATGATATTGAAAGGAGACTAGGGCCTGGCCTCCATTACACTCCAATAGGGAAAACAGTCACCAACCATAGTGATGGGAACCATGACTAGCACTAGGTGGGCCTGTGAAAGAAACTGATCTGGGAGCCCAGGCCAGGGAGGCTACCCTGAGAAGCGAAGAGTGAAGCTGCAACCTGGTGGGGAGCAGAGGGCTGCAGGCTCCAGGCAGATGCATGGCTGGGGAGCTTCATGCGGAATGAGGCAGGAAAGGGAGGTTGGGGCCACAACTGAGAGCAAAGCGAAGCCACAGTGGGGTGACAGGAGCAGACTTTGATTTCTAAGCTGTTGGTCTGGCCACAGCTGGCAGAACAGAATGAAGGGGGCCAGAGAGGATGGGAGAAGGGAATGCTGCACTTGTTCGGTGAGAGGCTGGTGCAGGCAGCCAGTACAAGGCAACGGGAGGCAGCGCCACAGGGCTCAATCTTGCTTTGCGTCACCGGCTCTTTGACCCTGGGTCCTGTCTTGAACTTCTTCGGGAAAATGTCCTTGTGTATACAATGGGGCCACCCCTCTACCAGGCTGTTGTGTGGATTAAGTGCAATCGTAACTGAAAAGTgcccaggccaggctcagtggctcactcctgtaatcccaacactttgggaggccgaggcgggcagatcacctgaggtcaggagttagagaccagcctggccaatatggtgaaatcccatctctactaaaaatacaaaaattagccgggcatggtggtgcacgcctgtagtccaggccactcgggagactgaggcaggagaattgcttgaactcaggaggtggaggttgcagtaagctgagattgtgccactgcactccagcctgggcgacagagcgagactccatctccaaaaaaaaaaaaaaaaaaaaaaaaaaagtgcccagAGGGTCTGGCCTGAGTCAGTGTTTAGTACATGGCAACTCTCCATCTTTAAGGTTTTGCTTTATGGTTTTGCCGGCTCCTGAAAACCTGGTCGTGCAGGGGCCatgtttgtgttttctgtagctggcctccttcctccctttaagcattgcatgtgtgtgtgtttccagaaCTATGCATTTAAGAACCCATCTGCATCCCCATCATCTGCTCAGATCTTGGTTGTGGCAGATGACCCCCTGCCAGCCCCTGCCCATGCTTCTCCCTTCACCGTGCTGTGGAAATCTGGTCTGTGATGGAGGCTCTAGTCCCTGGGCCCTCCCTGACCTCCACACAGAGGCAGTGCCCCCCAAGGGTGAAAGGCTTCCATTCGGGGTGCTGGCCTGTGGATTCTGAGCAGAGCCTCTATCCCACACATTTCAACTCAATCTCGAAGCATAAAAGGATATTATATAAGCTTCAATTAATGCACAGCCCTCAACAGATCAGTTCTTAGAATTTTTcctgcccttaggcagatctgcTCCTGGTGAGCAGCTTTAATCTGgctttaaaaattacttctgaTGAATAATCAAAGAGATTGCTGGTGCCCAGCTTATGCTAAATAAACCAATGTCTGGGTTCTTATTTGGGAGGAGTTGTTGTGTGTCCCATACTCCATGGAAAATTTGTTCCTGGTTGCTTTCTGATAAGACCGCACAAGTTTACAAGATGCCAAAATAGAATTTATCATCTTGTTCCAGATGGTAACGACTTCAGCCAGCCTGAAGGGAAGCCACATTCTTTCCTAAGTTAGCAGTTCCTGTCAGAGGCATGGACAAGAAAGTGGCTTCGTTTATTTCCAGCTTGATAAAGCCGACATAAATAGGAGCACTTCATTTCTGAATTACACACCATTACTCTTATCACATACTAAACTGTTTGACTTCAGTTAATGGGTGGGACATAATGAAATGTAAAGTGCTTGTTACAAGGAAAATTGCCAGGTCCAGATGCTGAGCAGcgaagggagggggaggaggcatCGGGTTTCGTTCTGGACCTGGTGCTTTCCAGAAAGCCAGGCCAAGACACTTTATCCAAACCCCAAGTAGTTTTCCAGATGTCAGCCCGCTCAGGCCAGGGCTCTCCATGGGCCCATCTGTCTTCCGTGACCATTTGTGAATCGGAGGGTTTTATATAATTTACCCtctgagttttctcttttttggccTACTCAGCTCTGCTTTTGGGTCAGAAAATGCAAATCTGGTTGAGACAGTAGCCAGCTCTCTTTTGGGTCCTCAGGCACCATTCCCATGACCTATGTGCAGGAACAGGCGTTAGATAAAGATGAGTGCAGGGGTGGTGCTATGTACATGCCTCCTTCAGGGATGTCAAATGACGCCGCGTGTACTTCAGAGGTGAGGAGCAGGACAGAGAGGCTGGAATGGGGCTGGGGGAAGACGCTCTTGCCTTCCTtggaagtttttatttattctgcatAGCAGAGTGAATAAGAAGATTGTGTCCAGTGGAATCAGATGTCCACGTTGAGACCCATGCTTAGCCTCTGTTCTCCAGGGTTCTCATCTGCAAATGGCATGGGTGGTACCCACCTTGCACAGCTGTTGGCAGggctaaatgagataatccacacAAAGCACTGAGGCCTAGTGAATTTCATCTGTTATTATTTTCCCagctttttgttttggaaaaattgAAACCTCAAAAATGTTGAAAGGATGGGACAGTAAATACCCACCTGTCTATGGTATTAGTCTGCTCGGGCTGCCATAAGAGAACACCACAACTTGAGTGacttaaaatacagaaatgtattttctcctggttctggaggctggaagtcctgGTCAGGGTGCTGGTGgagttggtttctggtgaggcctttcTTCCCAGCTTGCAGAAGACACCTGCTCTTTGTGTTCTCACATAGCTTTTCCTTTGTGTATCTGCattcctggtgtctcttcctttccttttttttttttttttgtttttttgttttgagacagagtctcactctgttgcccaggctggagtgcagtgacatgttctcagctcactgcagcctcaacctccggcactcaagtgatcctcccacgtcagcctcctgagtagctgggactacaggtgtgcaccaccatgcccagttgatttttatatttctttttagagatggagttttgccatgttgcccaggctggtcttgaacacctgagctcaagcgatctgcctgcctcagcctcccaaaatgttgggattacaggtgtgagccacgcacccggcctcttcctcttcttatagagAACACCAGTCCTATCAGATTAGGGCCTCACTACTATAACTTCACTTAATCCCAGCTGCCTCCTTAAAGtgcctgtctccaaatacagtcacattgggggttagggcttcaacatatggatttgagGGGGGCACAGTTCAGCTCAtagcacacattttaaaaatttaacagtaATGCACTTCACCACCTCACTGTATGCATCCCTCATGTATGAATGCATGTGCACTGCCTGGTGTGGAAAACTGGAATTTTGGTAGCGGACATTGAGAGGAGAATCTTTCCACTAGCCCCCTCCAGAACGCTGTGGGCTTATGTGTATGtgaatatgtgtgcatgtaaCAAACAGTTACAAAAAGATTCCATAAATTTTCCTTTGATATTTCCCCTAtaataactttaaagaaaatggTAAAAGCTTTAGAAAAACCATACTTATGTTAACTTTGTCTTGAGGAATTTCTCTTGTTACTAGAATATATATGATCATAACAAGTATATAGAATcacaattatgtaaaaataacaaGAATTGTACCCCCAAACAATTGTGTAggaaaaatcaggaaattcacTAGAACTCTGAAAGTGGCAAGCATGTAGcagtattttttctgatttttttttcctacgtTTTCCAAACTTTGTGTTGgccacatattatttttaaaattaaaaattgcacaGCATTgactaggcgcagtggctcacgcctgtaatcccagcactttgggaggctgaggcgggcagatcacgaggtcaggagatcgagaccatcctggctaacatggtgaaaccccatctctactaaaactacaaaaaaaaaaaaaaaattagctgggcgtggtggcgggcgtctgcagtccccagctacccgggaggctgaggcaggagaatggcgtgaacccaggaggcagagcttgcagtgagccgagatcgcaccactgcaccccagcctgggcgacagagtgagactccatctcaaaaaaaaaaaaaaaaaaaaaaaaccacacagcaTTAAAACTGTGTAGAATTGAGCAACATAGTCCAAATACATCATGTAATAAGCCATTTTATAATAACTGGACAGTTAGTTATCTGTAGCAAGTTCAAAATTCAGAGCCAAGTTCCCCCAAGTTCCCTGAGTGTTTCACTTTTTTTCGCCACACATCACTCAGATAAGTGTTCAAGTTAAGACAAATATGGGTATGAAGGTGATTCAGCTCCCAAGAGTTATACATAGGTCACGTGCTGAAATTCCATAGCCAAATATAAATGATTTTGGGGTTATGCCTGTCCCTGTCTCACCTGTTAAATGTGAAGAATCAAGTTAACTATTATCAGGAATCGCTCTTTATTTCAAAGCCTGGCTTTGCCAACTTGTGCTTTTTCCTGAACATCTAAGGATCCCCGGGGGTGCTGGAGACCTGCCTGTAATCTTCACAGGACTGGTTCAAATCCCCTATCATGATTTACTCTTATTAACAACTTTCTGAGTTgtcagcacggtggctcacgcctataattccagcactttgggaggctgaggtgggaaaattgcttgagtttgagaccagcctgagcaacatagcaagaccccatctctacaaaaaatttaaaaattagctgggtgtggtggtgcaaacctgtggtcccagctacttgggaggttgaggtgggaggattgcttgagccgaggaggccgaagctgcagtaagctatcattgtgccactgcacctcagcctgggtgacagggcaagaccctgtctcaaacaaacaaacaaacaaaacctttttgGGTTTCCCACATTTTATACTATTATAAATGAGTTGCCACATTTCTCTATTCACTGCTGACCAGCATGGAAGGCCCACACTGAGTGTTTGAGATACCCTGCAGTGGTTTTTGGGGGAAACGAGGGCATGCATAATGGTTATGGGAGGAGTGCAGGGGGCTCTCACAGAGAGGAATGAGCTGCATGAGGATGCTGTGTCTGTGGTTAGGGCACTTGGTGCCCTTTTGTGGGGGTGGGTTGGGGGGTGACCTGCCTGCAGTGTGGCTCTGTCCTTGGCATCCATGATAACCAATGAAACATTAAATGTTTTCAGCATTGGCAGCGTTGGGCTTGGAGGCTTCTGCACCGCTTCTGAGAGTTCTGCCAGCCTGGATCCATGCCTTGTGTCCCCAGAGGTGACTGAGCCAAGGAAGGACCCACAGGGAGCCAGGGAGCCAGAAGGTTCTTTGCTGCCCAGCCCACCACCGTCCCAGGAGCGAGAGCCCCCCTCGTCCTCCATGCCCTTTGCCGAGTTTCCCCCGGAAGGTTGCTTGGCAAGTCCAGCAGCGGCACCTGAAGATGGTCCTCAGACTCAGTCTCCCAGGAGGGAACCTGCCCCAAATGCCCCAGGAGACATCGCGGCAGCATTTCCCGCTGAGAGGGACAGCTCTACTCCATACCAAGAGATTGCTGCCATCCCCAGtgctggaagagagagagagacaaaggaagAAGGACAGAagtcctccttctccttctccagtGGCATCGACCAGTCACCTGGAATGTCGCCAGTACCCCTCAGAGAGCCAATGAAGGCACCGCTGTGTGGAGAGGGGGACCAGCCTGGTGGTTTTGAGTCCCAAGGGAAAGAGGCTGCAGGTGGCTTTCCCCCTGCAGAGTCCAGGCAGGGGGTGGCTTCTGTGCAAGTGGCCCCTGAGGCCCCTGCTGCAGCCCAGCAGGGGACAGAAAGCTCAGCGGTCTTGGAGAAGTCCCCACTAAAACCCATGGCCCCGATCCCACAAGATCCAGCCCCAAGAGCCTCAGACAGAGAAAAAGGCCAAGGGGAGGTGCCGCCTCAGTATTTTACAGATGACTTGGAATTCCTCAGGGCCTGCCATCTCCCTAGGAGCAATTCAGGGGCTGCCCCAGAAGCAGAAGTGAATGCCGCTTCCCAGGAGAGCTGCCAGCAGCCAGTGGGAGCATATCTGCCACACGCGGAGCTGCCCTGGGGCTTGCCAAGTCCTGCCCTGGTGCCAGAGGCTGGGGGCTCTGGGAAGGAGGCTCTGGACACCAGTGATGTTCAGGGTCACCCACAGACAGGGATGCGAGGAACCGAGCCCAATCAAGTTGTCTGTGTGGCAGCAGGCGGCCAGCCCGAAGGGGGTTTGCTTGTGAGCCCTGAACCTTCCCTGCTCACTCCGACTGAGGAAGCACATCCAGCTTCAAGCCTCACTTCATTCCCAGCTGCTCAGATTCCTATTGCTGTAGAAGAACCCAGATCATCATCCAGGGAATCAGTTTCCAAAGCTGGGATGCCAGTTTCTGCAGATGCAGCCAAAGAGGTGGTGGATGCTGGGTTGGTGGGACTGGAGAGGCAGGTGTCAGATCTTGGAAGCAAGGGAGAGCATCCAGAAGGGGACCCTGGAGAGGTTCCTGCCCCATCACCCCAGGAGAGGGGAGAGCACTCGAACACGGAGCAAAGCCATGAGGTCCAACAAGGAGCACCACCCCCTCCTCTTCCCAATGCCCGAAGTGAAAGTGCCAGAGGGCCACTGGGGCCAACGGATGGAGCCAAGGCCCATGAAGATTCCACAAGCCCAGCCGCGGCTAAAGAAGGAAGCAGATCACCTGGTGACAGCcctggaggaaaggaggaagccCCAGAGCCACCTGACGGTGGAGACCGGGGGAACCTGCAAGGAGAGGACTCTCAGGCTTTCAGCAGCAAGCGTGATCCAGAAGTAGGCAAAGATGAGCTTTCAAAGCCAAGCAGTGATGCAGAGAGCAGAGACCATCCCAGCTCACACTCAGCACGGCCACCCAGAAAGGGGGGTGCTGGGCACACGGACGGGCCCCACTCTCAGACAGCAGAGGCTGATGCATCTGGCCTACCACACAAGCTGGGTGAGGAGGACCCCGTCCTGCCCCCTGTGCCAGATGGAGCTGGTGAGCCCACTGTTCCCAAAGGAGCCATCTGGGAGGGGTCAGGATTGCAGCCCAAATGTCCTGACACCCTTCAGAGCAGGGAAGGATTGGGAAGAATGGAGTCTTTCCTGACTTTAGAACCAGAGAAATCAGATTTTCCACCAACTCCTGTTGCAGAGGTTGCACCCAAAGCCCAGGAAGGTGAGAGCACATCGGAAATAAGGAAGATGGGCAGCTGTGATGGGGAGGGCTTGCTGACGTCCCCAGATCAACCCCACGGGCCGGGGTGTGATGTGTCGAGACAGGAATTTCATGCTGGAGTGCCACATCCCCCCCAGGGGGAGAACTTGGCAGCAGACCTGGGGCTCACGGCACTCATCCTGGACCAAGATCAGCAGGGAATCCCATCCTGCCCGGGGGAAGGCTGGATAAGAGGAGCTGCATCCGAGTGGCCCCTACTGTCTTCTGAGAAGCATCTCCAGCCATCCCAGGCACACCCAGAGGCATCCATCTTTGACGTGCTCAAGGAGCAGGCCCAGCCACCTGAAAATGGGAAAGAGACTTCTCCAAGCCATCCAGGTTTTAAGGACCAGGGAGCAGATTCTTCCCAAATCCATGTATCTGTGGAACCTCAGGAAGATAAGAACTTGCCCACTCATGGAGGACAGGAGCAGGCTTTGGGATCAGAACTTCAAAGTCAGCTCCCCAAAGGCACCCTGTCTGATACTCCAACTTCATCTCCCACTGACATGGTTTGGGAGAGTTCTCTGACAGAAGAGTCAGAATTGTCAGCACCAATGAGACAGAAGTTGCCTGCACTAGGGGAGAAGCGGCCAGAGGGAGCATGCGGTGATGGTCAGTCCTCGAGGGTCTCGCCTCCAGCAGCAGATGTCTTAAAAGACTTTTCTCTTGCAGGGAACTTCAGCAGAAAGGAAACTTGCTGCACTGGGCAGGGGCCAAACAAGTCTCAACAGGCGTTGGCTGATGCCTTGGAAGAAGGCAGCCAGCATGAAGAAGCATGTCAAAGGCATCCAGGAGCTTCTGAAGCAGCTGATGGTTGTTCCCCACTCTGGGGCTTGAGTAAGAGGGAGATGGCAAGTGGAAACACAGGGGAGGCCCCACCTTGCCAGCCTGACTCAGTAGCTCTCCTGGATGCAGTTCCCTGCCTGCCAGCCCTGGCGCCCGCCAGCCCTGGAGTCACACCCACCCAGGATGCCCCAGAGACAGAGGCATGTGATGAAACCCAGGAAGGCAGGCAGCAACCAGTGCCGGCCCCGCAGCAGAAAATGGAGTGCCGGGCCACTTCGGATGCAGAGGCCCCAAAGCTTCTTGCAAGTTTCCCATCAGCTGGGGAGCAAGGTGGTGAAGCCGGGGCTGCTGAGACTGGTGGCAGCGCTGGTgcaggagacccaggaaagcagcAGGCTCCGGAGAAACCTGGAGAAGCTACTTTGAGTTGTGGCGTCCTTCAGACTGAGCACTGCCTTACCTCCGGGGAGGAAGCTTCTACCTCTGCCCTACGTGAGTCCTGCCAAGCTGAGCACCCCATGGCCAGCTGCCAGGATGCCTTGCTGCCAGCCAGAGAGCTGGGTGGGATTCCCAGGAGCACCATGGATTTTTCTACACATCAGGCTGTCCCAGACCCAAAGGAGCTCCTGCTGTCTGGGCCACCAGAAGTGGCTGCTCCTGACACCCCTTACCTGCATGTCGACAGTGCTGCCCAGAAAGGAGCAGAAGACAGTGGAGTGAAAGCTGTTTCCTCTGCAGGCCCCAGAGCTCCTGGCGAAAGCCCCTGTCCTGTAGGGGAGCCCCCGCTTGCCTTGGAAAATGCTGCCTCCTTGAAGCTGTTTGCTGGCTCCCTCGCCCCCCTCTTGCAACCAGGAGCTGCAGGTGGGGAAATCTCTGCAGTGCAAGCCACCAGTGGTAGTCCCAAAGCCAGAACCACTGAGGGACCTGTGGACTCCATGCCATGCCTGGACCGGATGCCACTTCTGGCCGAGGGCAAGCAGGCAACAGGGGAAGAGAAAGCAGCAACAGCTCCAGGTGCAGGTGCCAAGGCCAGCGAGGAGGGCATGGCAGGTGAtgcagcaggagagacagagggcAGCATGGAGAGGATGGGAGAGCCTTCCCAGGACCCAAAGCAGGGCACATCAGGTGGTGTGGACACAAGCTCTGAGCAAATCGCCACCCTCACTGGCTTCCCAGACTTCAGGGAGCACATTGCCAAGATCTTCGAGAAGCCTGTGTTCGGAGCCCTGACCACACCTGGAGAAaaggcaggagctgggaggaGTGCAGTGGGTAAAGACCTCACCAGGCCATTGGGCCCAGAGAAGCTTCTAGATGGGCCTCCAGGAGTGGATGTCGCCCTTCTCCCTGCACCTCCTGCTCGACTCCAGGTGGAGAAGAAGCAACAGTTGGCTGGAGAGGCTGAGATTTCCCATCTGGCTCTGCAGGATCCAGCTTCAGACAAGCTTCTGGGTCCAGCAGGGCTGACCTGGGAGCAGAACTTGCCAGGTGCCGGTGTGGGGAAGGAGATGGCAGGTGTGCCACCCACACTGAGGGAAGACGAGAGGCCAGAGGGGCCTGGGGCAGCCTGGCCAGGCCTGGAAGGCCAGGCTTACTCACAGCTGGAGAGGAGCAGGCAGGAATTAGCTTCAGGTCTTCCTTCAccagcagctactcaggagctccCTGTGGAGAGAGCTGCTGCCTTCCAGGTGGCTCCCCATAGCCATGGAGAAGAGGCCGTGGCCCAAGACAGAATTTCTTCTGGAAAGCAGCACCGGGAAACATCTGCCTGCGACAGTCCACATGGAGAAGATGGTCCCGGGGACTTTGCTCACACAGGGGTTCCAGGACATGTGCCAAGGTCCACCTGTGCCCCTTCTCCCCAGAGGGAGGTTTTGACTGTGCCTGAGGCCAGCAGTGAGCCCTGGACCCTTGACATGCTTGGGGGAGAAAGGAGACCCGGAGTCACTGCTGGCATCTTGGAATATCGAAATGCCCTGGGCAACCAGAGCACCCCTGCACCACCAACTGGAGAAGTGGCAGACACTCCCCTGGAGTCTGGCAAGGTGGCAGGCGCTGCTGGGGAAGCAGAGGGTGACATCACCCTGAGCACAGCTGAGACACAGGCATGTGCGTCCGGTGATCTGCCTGAAGCAGGTACTACGAGGACATTCTCCGTTGTGGCAGGTGACTTGGCGCTGCCAGGAAGCTGTCAGGACCCAGCCTGCTCTGACAAGGCTCCGGGGATGGAGGGTACAGCTGCCCTTCATGGGGAcagcccagccaggccccagCAGGCTAAGGAGCAGCCAGGGCCTGAGCACCCCATTCCAGCTGGGGATGGGAAGGTGTGCGTCTCCTCACCTCCAGAGCCTGACGAAACTTGCGACCCGAAGCTGCAACATTTGGCTCCAGAAGAGCTCCACACTGACAGGTACTTAAATGAAAAAATTCCCACGGGAATGTGTGGTCAGTTTCAAAGGTGATTCCCAGCCTGATTTTTAGAAGTCAGTCGCATAGGTGAGTGGTTTTCTAAAAGCTGAGTTTTCCATATCTAATTGCTAAATGAACCTGCTTACCCCCTCTGGATGTCCTGAGGCTCTGAAAAATGTGAGAACCATGGTTGGAGGCTGGGAGCTGTTGACTATGTTCCTTTTCTTGTGTTCCTTAATTCATCTAACTTAAACCACTGGAAAAGTATCAACTGTTTACTGGCTGGCTGTGTACTATTAAGTGATAGGTTATAGTCAGTCATATATTTTTCTGGAGTCCAGATACATCTGCTTTTGAATCTGGATTTATTTAGGCAGGGGACCCTTTTtcctagggatttttttttttttttgtagtagccACTTAAAACTTTAATTGAGAAATCTGCTTTTTCAATAAGACATGAGGAGAAATGCCTTACTATCTACATTATCCTATCAATTGCTTTCTTTTATTATCCCAGAGAGagccccaggcctggcccatCCATGTTACCTTCGGTTCCTAAGAAGGATGCTCCAAGAGTCATGGATAAAGTCACTTCAGATGAGACCAGAGGTGCGGAAGGAACAGAAAGGTCAGCGAAAGATATTGGTCTTTGGAAGGCCGTGATGCCTTCCTTAGATACAGACGCACTGGATGTTTTGGAAAGGAGAGTAGTCCTTATACAGCATGAGTTCCTACATAAGAAAGAAGCAAATGGCCATTCCCGTTTTATGTACAGGTACAGCAGTACCTGGGATGACTAAAAGCTCCattgttggaaaagggattgaATGAGTTGCTTTCATACTTGAGTTTATtaccttaaatttaaaaagtcagtctgggtgcggtggctcatgcctgtaatcccaacacttcgggaggccgaggcaggaagatcacttgagcccaggagtttgagaccagccacatggtgaaaccccatctttagaaaaaatacaaagattagccgggcacagtggcacgtgtctgtagtcccagttacttgggagtctgagttgggaggatcgatcgtttgagcccaggaggtgaaggttgcagtgagccatgtttgtgccactgcactccaccctgggtgacagagaccctgtctcaaaaaaagaaaataatctttattGAGATGCAGTTCATATACCACATAATTCACtcgtacaattcagtggcttgtAGTATATTCACAGTGTGTAACCATGGCTACAATCAATTTCAGGTTATTTTCATCCCCACAGAAAGAAACCCTACAGCCCCTAGATATCATATCCCAGCCCCCACACCCGCTGCATCATCTCTAGGCACCCATTCATTTAGTTCATTACATCTTGATGCAAATGGGTTCAATGCTGATTTAGTCTCCGAAGCAGGAATGGCTCACCAACAGTGGTCACACTCCAGGAGATCTCGAGATTCAAGGAGGGTAAATGTAACCATGAACAG comes from the Pan troglodytes isolate AG18354 chromosome 8, NHGRI_mPanTro3-v2.0_pri, whole genome shotgun sequence genome and includes:
- the TACC2 gene encoding transforming acidic coiled-coil-containing protein 2 isoform X8, producing MGNENSTSDNQQEDSVLHNVILWPPNPEPPQRTLSAQTPRSAQPPGNSQNIKRKQQDTPGSPDHRDASSIGSVGLGGFCTASESSASLDPCLVSPEVTEPRKDPQGAREPEGSLLPSPPPSQEREPPSSSMPFAEFPPEGCLASPAAAPEDGPQTQSPRREPAPNAPGDIAAAFPAERDSSTPYQEIAAIPSAGRERETKEEGQKSSFSFSSGIDQSPGMSPVPLREPMKAPLCGEGDQPGGFESQGKEAAGGFPPAESRQGVASVQVAPEAPAAAQQGTESSAVLEKSPLKPMAPIPQDPAPRASDREKGQGEVPPQYFTDDLEFLRACHLPRSNSGAAPEAEVNAASQESCQQPVGAYLPHAELPWGLPSPALVPEAGGSGKEALDTSDVQGHPQTGMRGTEPNQVVCVAAGGQPEGGLLVSPEPSLLTPTEEAHPASSLTSFPAAQIPIAVEEPRSSSRESVSKAGMPVSADAAKEVVDAGLVGLERQVSDLGSKGEHPEGDPGEVPAPSPQERGEHSNTEQSHEVQQGAPPPPLPNARSESARGPLGPTDGAKAHEDSTSPAAAKEGSRSPGDSPGGKEEAPEPPDGGDRGNLQGEDSQAFSSKRDPEVGKDELSKPSSDAESRDHPSSHSARPPRKGGAGHTDGPHSQTAEADASGLPHKLGEEDPVLPPVPDGAGEPTVPKGAIWEGSGLQPKCPDTLQSREGLGRMESFLTLEPEKSDFPPTPVAEVAPKAQEGESTSEIRKMGSCDGEGLLTSPDQPHGPGCDVSRQEFHAGVPHPPQGENLAADLGLTALILDQDQQGIPSCPGEGWIRGAASEWPLLSSEKHLQPSQAHPEASIFDVLKEQAQPPENGKETSPSHPGFKDQGADSSQIHVSVEPQEDKNLPTHGGQEQALGSELQSQLPKGTLSDTPTSSPTDMVWESSLTEESELSAPMRQKLPALGEKRPEGACGDGQSSRVSPPAADVLKDFSLAGNFSRKETCCTGQGPNKSQQALADALEEGSQHEEACQRHPGASEAADGCSPLWGLSKREMASGNTGEAPPCQPDSVALLDAVPCLPALAPASPGVTPTQDAPETEACDETQEGRQQPVPAPQQKMECRATSDAEAPKLLASFPSAGEQGGEAGAAETGGSAGAGDPGKQQAPEKPGEATLSCGVLQTEHCLTSGEEASTSALRESCQAEHPMASCQDALLPARELGGIPRSTMDFSTHQAVPDPKELLLSGPPEVAAPDTPYLHVDSAAQKGAEDSGVKAVSSAGPRAPGESPCPVGEPPLALENAASLKLFAGSLAPLLQPGAAGGEISAVQATSGSPKARTTEGPVDSMPCLDRMPLLAEGKQATGEEKAATAPGAGAKASEEGMAGDAAGETEGSMERMGEPSQDPKQGTSGGVDTSSEQIATLTGFPDFREHIAKIFEKPVFGALTTPGEKAGAGRSAVGKDLTRPLGPEKLLDGPPGVDVALLPAPPARLQVEKKQQLAGEAEISHLALQDPASDKLLGPAGLTWEQNLPGAGVGKEMAGVPPTLREDERPEGPGAAWPGLEGQAYSQLERSRQELASGLPSPAATQELPVERAAAFQVAPHSHGEEAVAQDRISSGKQHRETSACDSPHGEDGPGDFAHTGVPGHVPRSTCAPSPQREVLTVPEASSEPWTLDMLGGERRPGVTAGILEYRNALGNQSTPAPPTGEVADTPLESGKVAGAAGEAEGDITLSTAETQACASGDLPEAGTTRTFSVVAGDLALPGSCQDPACSDKAPGMEGTAALHGDSPARPQQAKEQPGPEHPIPAGDGKVCVSSPPEPDETCDPKLQHLAPEELHTDRESPRPGPSMLPSVPKKDAPRVMDKVTSDETRGAEGTESSPVADDVIQPAAPADLESPSLAASSYHGDVVGQVSTDLIAQSISPAAAHAGLAPSAAEHIASPSAPAGDRVEASTPSCPDPAKDLSRSSDSEEAFETPESTTPVKAPPAPPPPPPEVIPEPEVSAQPPPEEPGCGSETVPVPDGPRSDSVEGSPFRPPSHSFSAVFDEDKPIASSGTYNLDFDNIELVDTFQTLEPRASDAKNQEGKVNTRRKSTDSVPISKSTLSRSLSLQASDFDGASSSGNPEAVALAPDAYSTGSSSASSTLKRTKKPRPPSLKKKQTTKKPTETPPVKETQQEPDEESLVPSGENLASETKTESAKTEGPGPALLEETPLEPAAGPKAACPLDSESAEGAVPPASGGGRVQNSPPVGRKTLPLTTAPEAGEVTPSDSGGQEDSPAKGLSVRLEFDYSEDKSSWDNQQENPPPTKKIGKKPVAKMPLRRPKMKKTPEKLDNTPASPPRSPAEPNDIPIAKGTYTFDIDKWDDPNFNPFSSTSKMQESPKLPQQSYNFDPDTCDESVDPFKTSSKTPSSPSKSPASFEIPASAMEANGVDGDGLNKPAKKKKTPLKTMVEDVMSVCSLFDTFRVKKSPKRSPLSDPPSQDPTPAATPETPPVISAVVHATDEEKLAVTNQKWTCMTVDLESDKQDYPQPSDLSTFVNETKFSSPTEELDYRNSYEIEYMEKIGSSLPQDDDAPKKQALYLMFDTSQESPVKSSPVRMSESPTPCSGSSFEETEALVNTAAKNQHPVPRGLAPNQESHLQVPEKSSQKELEAMGLGTPSEAIEITAPEGSFASADALLSRLAHPASLCGALDYLEPDLAEKNPPLFAQKLQREAAHPTDVSISKTALYSRIGTAEVEKPAGLLFQQPDLDSALQIARAEIITKEREVSEWKDKYEESRREVMEMRKIVAEYEKTIAQMIEDEQREKSVSHQTVQQLVLEKEQALADLNSVEKSLADLFRRYEKMKEVLEGFRKNEEVLKRCAQEYLSRVKKEEQRYQALKVHAEEKLDRANAEIAQVRGKAQQEQAAHQASLRKEQLRVDALERTLEQKNKEIEELTKICDELIAKMGKS